One genomic window of Trichosurus vulpecula isolate mTriVul1 chromosome X, mTriVul1.pri, whole genome shotgun sequence includes the following:
- the ZBTB33 gene encoding transcriptional regulator Kaiso gives MENRKLISATDTQYSGNLLNSLNEQRDHGLFCDVTVIVEDRKFRAHRNVLSASSTYFHQLFAVAGQVVELNFIRAEIFAEILNYIYSSKLMRIRSDLLDELIKSGQLLGVKFIAELGVPLSQVKSISGAIKQDSDTLPPGTDEKDLQVQKAENEGSDAGVTMMPVITETFSLCAEDYETKKIGTDSDEDDDVIFCSEVLPPKEALPGGNAAAQVQPDPGPVAYADKACGTSSSPPLTNKPLQTLATSVNQMGPSQTRNSEETLKSSAPKHLTPNIILLNQPSLNSLPSSSHPSQVSPSVNLLVQNHQQTPNNTMALPKRRANVEVEAEIIDDDDDTITSSSDSAVSNPSLLPHPDASFNGSAVQSKQVSLFHQEPLSNSLKISNVITESSKDSGGGAKHVMEGQKIITLDTATEIEGLSTGCKVYANIGEDTYDIVIPVKDDPDEKEAKRDSQVPKTSGDEPSNKRVKVKHDDHYELIVDGRVYYICIVCKRSYVCLTSLRRHFNIHSWEKKYPCRYCEKVFPLAEYRTKHEIHHTGERRYQCLACGKSFINYQFMSSHIKSVHSQDPSGDTKLYRLHPCRSLQIRQYAYLTDRPRSIPVIKEDGIVYKVDGGKEPSEGTATSTPQSKPMTWDDIFIQQGNDSMFKQNVTDGSTEFEFIIPESY, from the coding sequence ATGGAGAACAGAAAGCTTATTTCTGCCACTGACACTCAGTACTCTGGTAATCTACTGAACTCCTTGAATGAGCAACGAGACCATGGCCTGTTCTGCGATGTCACTGTGATCGTGGAAGATCGAAAATTCCGGGCCCACCGGAATGTTCTGTCTGCATCAAGTACTTACTTCCACCAACTTTTTGCAGTTGCTGGGCAAGTAGTTGAACTAAACTTTATAAGGGCAGAGATTTTTGCAGAAATTCTCAACTATATTTATAGTTCTAAACTTATGCGTATTAGATCAGATCTACTTGATGAATTAATTAAGTCAGGGCAGTTGTTAGGAGTTAAGTTTATAGCAGAACTCGGTGTACCTTTGTCGCAGGTTAAAAGTATCTCAGGTGCAATAAAGCAGGATAGTGATACCTTACCTCCTGGCACAGACGAAAAGGATCTTCAAGTGCAGAAGGCAGAAAATGAAGGCTCCGATGCTGGGGTGACTATGATGCCTGTTATCACGGAGACTTTTTCTTTATGTGCTGAAGATTATGAGACAAAAAAAATCGGTACTGATTCTGATGAAGACGATGATGTAATTTTCTGCTCTGAAGTTTTACCTCCCAAAGAGGCTTTGCCAGGTGGTAATGCAGCGGCACAAGTCCAGCCAGACCCAGGGCCTGTTGCCTATGCGGATAAGGCTTGTGGTACCAGTAGCTCGCCCCCTCTAACAAATAAACCACTGCAGACACTTGCTACTTCTGTGAACCAGATGGGCCCAAGCCAAACCCGAAATAGTGAAGAAACACTTAAGTCTTCAGCTCCAAAGCATCTGACTCCCAACATCATTTTGTTAAATCAGCCATCTCTTAACTCCCTACCAAGTTCTTCACATCCTAGTCAGGTGTCTCCTTCAGTTAATTTACTTGTACAGAATCATCAGCAGACACCAAATAATACCATGGCTTTACCTAAACGTAGGGCTAATGTAGAAGTGGAAGCAGAGAttatagatgatgatgatgacactaTTACTTCTAGTTCAGACTCGGCAGTCAGTAATCCCTCTTTGCTCCCCCACCCCGATGCTTCTTTTAATGGCTCTGCAGTCCAGTCAAAGCAGGTCTCTCTTTTTCATCAAGAACCACTCtctaactctttaaaaatttcaAACGTCATTACTGAAAGCAGTAAGGATTCAGGTGGAGGTGCAAAACATGTGATGGAGGGTCAGAAGATCATTACTCTAGATACAGCTACTGAAATTGAAGGCTTATCTACTGGTTGTAAAGTTTATGCAAATATTGGGGAGGACACATATGACATTGTGATTCCTGTCAAAGATGACCCTGACGAGAAAGAGGCCAAGCGTGATAGTCAGGTCCCCAAAACATCTGGTGATGAGCCTTCCAATAAGCGTGTGAAAGTCAAACATGATGATCACTATGAATTAATTGTAGATGGGAGGGTGTATTATATTTGTATCGTGTGCAAAAGATCTTATGTCTGTCTGACAAGTTTGCGGAgacattttaacattcattcttgGGAGAAGAAGTATCCGTGCCGTTATTGTGAGAAGGTGTTTCCCCTTGCAGAATACCGCACCAAACACGAGATTCATCATACTGGAGAGCGGCGGTATCAGTGTTTGGCCTGTGGCAAATCTTTTATCAACTACCAGTTTATGTCTTCACATATAAAGTCAGTTCATAGTCAGGACCCTTCTGGTGACACCAAGCTATATCGCCTACATCCGTGCAGGTCTCTGCAGATCAGGCAATATGCTTACCTAACCGATCGGCCTAGGAGTATACCTGTAATAAAGGAAGATGGAATTGTGTATAAGGTTGATGGTGGGAAAGAACCTTCAGAAGGGACTGCCACATCTACTCCCCAAAGCAAGCCAATGACTTGGGATGATATCTTTATTCAACAGGGAAATGATTCCATGTTTAAACAAAATGTAACAGATGGCAGCACAGAGTTTGAATTTATAATACCAGAATCTTACTGA